Genomic window (Sediminispirochaeta smaragdinae DSM 11293):
TGTTCTTTTATGCGTTTTGCCCTTCGCCGTGCTGGCGAAGGGTTTTTTGTTTTCAGGAAAGAGTTGGAGCTTCTTGGCCTGGAAAAGAGAACGTGTTATATTGGGCGAATAGCAATTGCCAAAGGAGCGTCTATGACGATTACACGAAAACCGCTTTTTCTTTCCTTGTTTCTCATAGTGGTATTCCTATTTCCCTCTTTCATGTGGGCGGGGGGAAAGAAAGAATCAAGCGAGCCTGCGCCTGAAGCAACCGAAAGCGTGGAGACCACTCCGAAAGAACGTACACCCATTGAGGTAGCCTCCCCATCGGATAATGCGGCTATTGTCAACGGAGTTGCCATTCCTCTCGACAGGTACCAGCAACAGCTTAGTGTGATTCAGCAGCAGTATCTTATGCAGGGCATCTCGGTGCCTGAAGAGCAGATGGCCGAATTAAAGGGGCAGGTTCTCGAAAGTCTGATTGATCAGGAACTTCTTGCACAGGAAGCGAAGGGGCAGGGGTATGAAGCGGATCAGACGAAGGTCGATCAACAGCTGCAGCAGATTAAAGGACAGTTTCCTTCGGAGGAACAGTATTATCAGGCTTTGGCACAGCAGGGAATTTCCGAGCAGGATTTCCTTGCAGAGTTGAAAAAATCATTGGTTGTTCAGCAGTTCGTTTCCGATCGATTTGCAAGCCAGGTCGCCGTAACGGAAGAAGATAGTAAGACATATTATGATGATAATCCTTCCTACTTTGTTCAGCCGGAGCGTGTTCGAGCCAGCCATATTCTGTTTTCTGTTGCGGAAGATGCTTCGGATCAGGATGTCGCGGCCGCAAAGACCAAAGCGGAGTCAGCCCTGGAGCGTTACAAAAATGGTGAAGAGTTTAGCGACCTTGCCAGAGAGCTATCGGAGGGACCAAGCGCTTCACAAGGGGGCGATCTCGGCTTTTTCGGAAGAAATCAGATGGTGAAGCCCTTTGAAGATGCCGCCTTTTCTATGAAGGTTGGAGAAGTTAGTGATCCTGTACGAACGAAATTCGGCTTTCATCTTATAAGGCTTACGGCAAGAAACGAGAAAGGAACGCTTCCTTTTGACCAGGTTAAACCTCAGATATCCGATCACCTTTATAAGCTTCGCCTTGGTGAATTGGTGAAGGCCTTCCTTGACGAGCAGAAAGAAAAATCGGAAATCAATAGACTCCTTGATCTTCCCCAGAACTGATTTCTTTTTGCTGCATTGCTGCAAACGTAATGCATAAAAAAAGCCGCCGATGGGAAAAGGAACATCCCCGGCGGCTTTTCTATGGTTTTTCGGATTCGAAATTATTCGGAATCCGGCTTTTCAATTTCATTATCATCGTACACGCAGACCCGTTCAACCTCTCCCTCGAGGAGTTCACTTGCGTCGTCTTCATTTTCACAAGCAGTTTTAAAGCGTTCGACCTGGTGATGTAACTGATCGATTGAGTTGCTACTTTTTTCATTCAAGTCGTTCACATGAGTCATTGCAGTGCTTATATCTTTGGCTCCTGACTCGATTTCCTGAATACCATCACGAACCTGATCTCCGATCATGGTTATGCTTGACAGTGCAGTACTGACTTTGACGGTATTCTGACTTATCTGTTCGGAATTTTCTTGAATATCCTGTGTCGTGGAGGAGAGGCTGGTCATAGCATTCATAATCTCATTGCTGCCGAGTGATAGTTCTTTCATGGTGGAAGCGATTTCCGCCATTGCCTTGCTATTCTCTCGCGTTTCCTTTTCAATCCTCTGGTAGGAATCGCGACTTTCGTTGCTGGCTTCAAGCACCTGATTAATTCTGTCTGCAATAGTGGTGATGGTTTTTCTTATTCGTTTTGAATTTTCGTTTGTAGATTCGGCAAGCTTACGAATCTCTTCGGCGACCACGGCGAAGCCCCGGCCAGCTTCTCCGGCATGGGCCGCCTCAATGGCTGCATTCATGGAGAGGAGGTTGGTCTGGCTGGCTACATTGTTGATGATTTCAATGACTTCGAGGATTTCTTTTACGTCGGCGACACTTTCCTCGACCAGCTTATTGGTTTCGTCTACCTGTTCTCCTCCACGAGTGGTGATTTCGGCCAGCAACTCGGAGGATTCCTGTCGCTGATTGGCTATCTTCGTCACGTTTTCGATACTGGCGGTCATTTCTTCAATGCTGCTGGAGGATTGCGTTACTGCCGACGACTGATCCTCTATCTTTTCGGCCAAAGCCCGTATTCCGTCGGTGATGACTCTTGTTGCATTGTCCGATGTGGAGAGGTTGTCAACAAGGTCCTTGATTTGCTGGCTCATCGAAGAAATATTTGCCGACATCTGATGTACCGATGCTGCCGACTCATTGGTTGCACTGGAGACCTCACTTTTCAGATCCGCGCTTTCTACGGCAATATCTTTTACCTCATCAATGACCGAGGAAAACTCATCAATAAAAAGATTCATCGCCTTTGCCAGACCCGCAAGTTCATCGTTTCCCTTTACGACAAGACGGCGCGAGAAATCTCCGGTAGCGAGGATTTGCATCGATTTATGCAGCCCCTCCAGCTGATTCCTTAGTTTCCGGATCATTCCCAAAGAGAGGATAAGAACCACGACTAGTAAAAGTCCTATACTACTTCTGCTTATAATACGTATGCGCAATTGTACCGCCGCCGCTTGCTGATTGAGATAGTCGATAAGCTGTGTAAGGGTCCGTTCAAAGGAATCTCCGAGATATATGGTAAGGTTCGTTACCTCATTACTCGCTACATTAAGATCGACATCTCCGTAGAACTGGTATGCGGCATACAAACCGGGGAAATAGGCGGGATACCGAGTCATCAGAGCGTCAAGCTTTTCTTCAACCTCTCCCACCTTTCTTTTGGCATAGTCGGCGATATTTGTCATGGCCTCGGCCTGCCGCTTTCCTGCGGCATTGGAAAGGACCAGTTTCTGAAACTGATCCGACCGAAAAAATTGATCAAGAAGTTGTTCGAACTGCTTGTATTGATCCTGAAAGACCTTATAGCCGGTTTTCATGTTCGAGGTCAGAAGTAGTTCCTTTGTCATGGAATTGCTTCTGAAGAGTTCCGCTTTGATGTTGATACCCGTTTCAACCGTTTGGCGGATGTCGGCTTGCTGCGCCTGGTCGTATTCCACAATAAAAGTTGTTCCGATTATACCTGCAATGAAGAGCGCATTCAAAATAAGTAAACGGGTTTTTATTTTCATACTTGCCTCCCGGAGATCTGCAAGTATACTCAATAGAGGGAAGGGGATCAAGAAAAGATTTTTTCTGCTTGATTCTTTCTCTATAATATATTATTTTCCATATATACAAAGGGAGCCTTCAACGAAGGCAAAGGAGCGGAAAACATTATGGCGGAACACCTAACGAAAACCGATTTTCTTGAAAAGATTTTTGATTATGAAAACAAAAAAGAGTGGGAATATCAAGGCGAACTTCCGGCCGTTATCGACTTTTATGCGGACTGGTGTGGCCCCTGCAAGATGGTCGCGCCCATTATTGAGGAGCTTTCTCAGGAGTACGAGGGAAAGGTCAATTTTTTTAAGATCGATACCGAGGCGGAGCAGGAACTTTCCATGGCTTTCGGGATCCAGAGCATTCCTTCCCTGCTTTTTATTCCTAAAGAGGGCAAGCCGCAGATGGCTGCGGGCGCATTACCAAAGGATACCTTCAAAGAGGTTATCGATAAGGAACTGCTTGGCTGAATGGAGCCGGTAGGCGTTGGAGAATCCCGCTCAGGCGGGATTCCCTGAAAAAATAAGTGACATAATGCCGTCGATCCTTTGCGGGCCGAAGCCGAGGGTCGAGTGTACGATGCCGCCGGTAATCATGATGAGCAGCAACTCCGCATATTCGGTCACTTTTTCCGTATCGTTCATGAGAACGGATAATCCCTCTTTAATCATGACAAGCCACTGATCATAGGCCGATATAAGCCTTTTTTTGAGCATTTCGTTATTTGTTATTGATTCATAAATAAGATAAA
Coding sequences:
- a CDS encoding peptidylprolyl isomerase, giving the protein MTITRKPLFLSLFLIVVFLFPSFMWAGGKKESSEPAPEATESVETTPKERTPIEVASPSDNAAIVNGVAIPLDRYQQQLSVIQQQYLMQGISVPEEQMAELKGQVLESLIDQELLAQEAKGQGYEADQTKVDQQLQQIKGQFPSEEQYYQALAQQGISEQDFLAELKKSLVVQQFVSDRFASQVAVTEEDSKTYYDDNPSYFVQPERVRASHILFSVAEDASDQDVAAAKTKAESALERYKNGEEFSDLARELSEGPSASQGGDLGFFGRNQMVKPFEDAAFSMKVGEVSDPVRTKFGFHLIRLTARNEKGTLPFDQVKPQISDHLYKLRLGELVKAFLDEQKEKSEINRLLDLPQN
- a CDS encoding methyl-accepting chemotaxis protein, which translates into the protein MKIKTRLLILNALFIAGIIGTTFIVEYDQAQQADIRQTVETGINIKAELFRSNSMTKELLLTSNMKTGYKVFQDQYKQFEQLLDQFFRSDQFQKLVLSNAAGKRQAEAMTNIADYAKRKVGEVEEKLDALMTRYPAYFPGLYAAYQFYGDVDLNVASNEVTNLTIYLGDSFERTLTQLIDYLNQQAAAVQLRIRIISRSSIGLLLVVVLILSLGMIRKLRNQLEGLHKSMQILATGDFSRRLVVKGNDELAGLAKAMNLFIDEFSSVIDEVKDIAVESADLKSEVSSATNESAASVHQMSANISSMSQQIKDLVDNLSTSDNATRVITDGIRALAEKIEDQSSAVTQSSSSIEEMTASIENVTKIANQRQESSELLAEITTRGGEQVDETNKLVEESVADVKEILEVIEIINNVASQTNLLSMNAAIEAAHAGEAGRGFAVVAEEIRKLAESTNENSKRIRKTITTIADRINQVLEASNESRDSYQRIEKETRENSKAMAEIASTMKELSLGSNEIMNAMTSLSSTTQDIQENSEQISQNTVKVSTALSSITMIGDQVRDGIQEIESGAKDISTAMTHVNDLNEKSSNSIDQLHHQVERFKTACENEDDASELLEGEVERVCVYDDNEIEKPDSE
- the trxA gene encoding thioredoxin, with the protein product MAEHLTKTDFLEKIFDYENKKEWEYQGELPAVIDFYADWCGPCKMVAPIIEELSQEYEGKVNFFKIDTEAEQELSMAFGIQSIPSLLFIPKEGKPQMAAGALPKDTFKEVIDKELLG